The following are from one region of the Carassius gibelio isolate Cgi1373 ecotype wild population from Czech Republic chromosome A13, carGib1.2-hapl.c, whole genome shotgun sequence genome:
- the LOC128026470 gene encoding transmembrane protein 229B, with product MVSRNVLMRRQGPKSDDTGATTDVSGQNTPLSPLARLYIYALHGCLCEVGFTAAWDWYYTRDHRLAGHTSLWALLIYGSAIFFMEGLGARLQQKHCLLPVRLTVYTLFIYLWEFSWGFLLRLFGACPWDYSEFRYNFIGLVTLEYAVPWALAALIAEKHVIRNTLKIRLDK from the exons ATGGTGTCTAGAAATGTACTGATGAGAAGGCAGGGCCCTAAGAGTGATG ATACTGGTGCCACCACTGACGTCTCTGGGCAGAACACACCCCTCTCACCTCTCGCCCGACTGTACATTTACGCCCTGCATGGGTGCCTCTGTGAGGTGGGGTTCACAGCAGCCTGGGATTGGTACTACACCCGTGACCACAGACTTGCGGGCCACACAAGCCTTTGGGCGCTGCTTATTTACGGCTCTGCCATCTTCTTCATGGAGGGTCTAGGTGCGAGGCTGCAGCAGAAACACTGCCTCCTACCAGTCAGGCTGACTGTCTACACTCTCTTCATCTATCTGTGGGAGTTTAGCTGGGGGTTTCTGCTCAGGCTGTTCGGGGCCTGCCCTTGGGACTATTCAGAGTTCAGGTATAACTTCATAGGTCTGGTAACGCTTGAATATGCCGTTCCTTGGGCATTGGCGGCACTTATCGCTGAAAAACACGTTATCAGGAACACTTTGAAGATACGGCTAGATAAGTAG